Proteins from one Desulfovermiculus halophilus DSM 18834 genomic window:
- a CDS encoding four helix bundle protein has translation MFSRELGYKLKAQSSKLEAQSSKLEAQSSKLKARSSKLKARSSKLKANQTKIIGISNRDEHPHVSGKERVEMDFGFENLDVWTRSVDFAVKVIELIESLDTPRKHYRLLEQIEASSTSIGMNLAEGKGRFSKKEFIQYCYIARGSLYETMTLLEIFRRKRWIADKDFDALKSEGLQIASMIKGLINSLYTSMNNK, from the coding sequence ATGTTCAGCCGTGAACTTGGATATAAGCTCAAAGCTCAAAGCTCAAAGCTCGAAGCTCAAAGCTCAAAGCTCGAAGCTCAAAGCTCAAAGCTCAAAGCTCGAAGCTCGAAGCTCAAAGCTCGAAGCTCAAAGCTCAAAGCGAATCAGACCAAAATCATCGGCATTTCTAATAGAGATGAGCATCCCCATGTGTCAGGCAAAGAAAGGGTAGAAATGGATTTTGGATTTGAGAATCTGGATGTATGGACCAGATCAGTTGATTTTGCCGTCAAAGTAATTGAGCTTATTGAATCCCTTGATACTCCCAGGAAACATTACAGACTGTTGGAACAAATTGAGGCTTCGTCAACATCCATTGGGATGAATTTGGCTGAAGGTAAGGGCCGATTTTCCAAAAAAGAGTTTATTCAATACTGCTATATTGCCCGAGGATCATTGTATGAAACAATGACCCTCCTTGAAATATTTAGACGGAAGAGATGGATTGCTGATAAAGATTTTGATGCGCTCAAATCAGAGGGCTTGCAAATAGCGTCTATGATCAAAGGCCTGATTAATTCTCTTTATACATCTATGAATAATAAGTAA
- a CDS encoding tyrosine-type recombinase/integrase encodes MKSAEPTLRVFHRAGGAGPSESHWGFLPPLHDLRHTFCSNLVLSGADLKDVKEMIGHADIGMTDRYSHLTAQHKLLMQRQLTNPHACQGAGTLTLTKHTNDFDTDTDTD; translated from the coding sequence ATGAAATCGGCAGAGCCGACACTACGTGTATTTCATAGGGCAGGCGGGGCAGGCCCGAGTGAATCCCATTGGGGGTTCCTCCCCCCCCTTCACGATCTGCGGCACACATTCTGCTCAAACCTCGTTCTTTCAGGTGCCGATCTGAAGGATGTAAAGGAAATGATTGGGCATGCGGATATCGGAATGACTGACCGGTATTCTCATCTGACTGCCCAGCATAAATTACTTATGCAGCGGCAATTGACTAACCCACATGCCTGCCAAGGCGCAGGCACGCTTACGCTAACGAAGCATACAAACGATTTCGATACCGATACCGATACCGACTAG
- a CDS encoding DNA repair protein RecN — protein sequence MLEFLRIQNLALIEDLEMEFAPGLNVLTGESGAGKSFILRALDFILGEKLGPGMIRSGREKALVEAVFQLPEGETLLRRELTAETGRSRVYVNDRLSSQDKVRQMRPRLIIHTSQHAQQRLLRPSYHQQLLDTYLPQELRRKREELVARLKELRSREQDLVEKTQELESKREFLEYQQHEIRKVDPKPGEMDELENRKQVLRDQAQAQTAVNSCLDLLYGDQGALVDRIHDLQREVRTLASLDGEYTPFDQQLEDVRQVLMDFGSSLKQGPGGQESERELEEIESRLWQLSQLQRRMNRTLEQLLDLDREIEDNLSFLDTCHLELSQIDRELKQVHSQLADIIDEVNAARRSNADKLCSCLQNELQQLGFSSDVQVRFDFSTVELAPGIEEIQGRLLWVPNPGQPPQPLDQIASGGELSRFLLALVGLTAGDEFPTLLFDEVDAGIGGLILGQVGRRIQELARHHQVILISHWPQLASLAECHFKVYKEIEEEQTFTFCTRLQGREVEQELSRMAGGGDQGRAMARQFLEGT from the coding sequence ATGCTGGAATTTTTGCGTATACAGAACCTGGCCCTAATAGAGGACCTGGAAATGGAGTTTGCTCCGGGGCTCAATGTCCTGACTGGAGAGAGCGGAGCAGGAAAATCCTTCATCCTTCGGGCCTTGGATTTCATCCTTGGCGAAAAATTGGGCCCCGGCATGATCCGTTCCGGTCGGGAAAAGGCCTTGGTGGAAGCTGTGTTTCAGCTTCCGGAGGGCGAGACCCTTCTGCGCCGGGAGCTAACGGCTGAAACCGGGCGCAGCCGCGTCTATGTCAACGACAGGTTGAGTTCTCAAGACAAGGTGCGTCAGATGCGGCCCCGCCTGATCATTCACACCAGTCAGCATGCTCAGCAGCGTCTGCTCAGGCCGTCCTATCACCAGCAGCTTTTGGATACATACCTGCCCCAGGAACTGCGCCGCAAACGGGAGGAGCTTGTTGCTCGGCTCAAGGAGCTGCGCTCCAGAGAACAGGACCTTGTGGAAAAGACTCAGGAACTGGAGAGCAAACGGGAGTTTTTGGAGTACCAGCAACATGAAATCCGCAAGGTTGATCCCAAGCCTGGGGAGATGGACGAGCTGGAAAACCGCAAACAAGTCCTGAGGGACCAGGCGCAGGCCCAAACAGCAGTCAACAGCTGTCTGGATCTCCTGTACGGAGACCAGGGGGCTCTGGTGGACCGTATCCATGATCTGCAGCGGGAAGTCCGGACCTTGGCTTCCCTGGATGGGGAGTATACACCTTTTGACCAGCAGCTTGAAGACGTTCGCCAGGTGTTGATGGATTTCGGCTCCAGTCTGAAGCAGGGTCCGGGCGGACAGGAAAGCGAGCGGGAGCTGGAAGAGATTGAATCCAGATTATGGCAGCTCAGTCAGCTGCAGCGGCGGATGAACAGGACTCTGGAGCAGCTTCTGGACCTGGACCGGGAGATTGAGGACAACCTGTCTTTTCTGGATACCTGCCATTTGGAGCTCAGTCAGATCGACAGGGAACTGAAGCAAGTCCATTCTCAATTGGCCGATATTATTGATGAAGTCAATGCTGCACGCCGGAGTAATGCCGACAAGCTGTGCTCTTGCCTCCAGAATGAGCTGCAGCAGCTGGGTTTTTCCTCTGACGTCCAGGTCAGATTTGATTTTTCCACTGTCGAGCTGGCCCCTGGAATCGAAGAGATTCAGGGGCGTCTGCTCTGGGTCCCCAATCCCGGACAGCCTCCCCAGCCTTTGGATCAAATCGCCTCCGGCGGAGAGCTGTCCAGATTCCTGCTGGCCCTGGTCGGGCTGACAGCTGGGGACGAGTTCCCCACTCTGCTTTTTGACGAGGTGGATGCAGGGATTGGAGGGCTTATCCTGGGGCAAGTCGGACGGCGGATCCAAGAATTGGCCCGCCATCATCAAGTCATACTCATTTCGCATTGGCCCCAACTCGCTTCCCTGGCCGAATGTCACTTCAAGGTATACAAGGAAATTGAAGAAGAACAGACGTTTACTTTTTGTACCAGGCTCCAGGGCCGGGAGGTGGAACAGGAACTCTCCCGTATGGCCGGAGGCGGGGATCAGGGCCGGGCAATGGCCAGACAGTTTTTGGAGGGAACATAA
- a CDS encoding dihydroorotate dehydrogenase → MKPRQQPSCQTLSVLSTSSPDQELFHHVVLEPPDWDWTPGQFVMLRPQTWTLDPFSSRPFSIADLNSEGLHIHYQVVGKATRQMTALKPKDPVTVWGPLGRGFAYDPKTPTLLLAGGMGVIPFLGLIRSHPKPGNLELLFGHRHDLKNYPYQEIADTILVWNLQDKIAKDLKKLHKALKVKIDGYSRDGTILACGPVPFLKEVQELVMENEASCQLSLETTMVCGVGACLGCVVHTRDGGQKQACVEGPVFNAAEIVLPSN, encoded by the coding sequence ATGAAGCCGCGCCAGCAACCATCGTGTCAGACTCTGTCAGTTCTCAGCACCTCCTCTCCAGACCAGGAACTCTTCCACCACGTGGTTCTGGAGCCCCCGGACTGGGACTGGACACCGGGCCAATTTGTCATGCTCCGGCCTCAGACCTGGACCTTGGATCCCTTCAGCTCTCGGCCGTTCTCCATTGCAGATTTGAACTCGGAAGGTCTGCATATCCATTATCAAGTAGTGGGCAAGGCCACCCGGCAGATGACGGCCCTGAAGCCAAAAGACCCGGTGACCGTCTGGGGGCCCCTGGGGCGGGGCTTTGCCTATGATCCGAAGACACCGACCCTTCTTCTGGCCGGCGGCATGGGGGTCATCCCCTTTCTGGGCCTCATCCGCAGCCATCCCAAGCCGGGAAATCTGGAACTTCTTTTCGGACACCGCCACGATCTAAAAAATTATCCCTACCAGGAAATTGCAGATACGATCCTGGTCTGGAATCTCCAGGATAAGATAGCCAAGGACTTGAAAAAGCTGCATAAGGCCTTGAAGGTAAAGATCGACGGCTATTCCCGGGACGGGACCATTCTGGCCTGCGGTCCGGTTCCATTCCTCAAAGAGGTTCAGGAGCTGGTCATGGAAAATGAGGCCAGCTGCCAGCTCTCTCTGGAAACGACCATGGTCTGCGGGGTCGGAGCCTGCCTGGGATGCGTTGTGCACACCAGGGACGGGGGCCAAAAGCAGGCCTGTGTCGAGGGCCCGGTGTTCAACGCTGCGGAGATTGTTTTGCCCTCAAATTGA
- a CDS encoding dihydroorotate dehydrogenase — translation MKDLHCNLAGLELSNPIMTASGTFGYGLEYAPYGELRKLGGLVVKGLSLEPRSGNPGPRIVETPCGLLNAIGLQNIGASSFVQDKLPGLPWKETPIIANLYAQSRDEFAELGAYLAQFEEIAGLEVNVSCPNVAKGGTAFGQDPGQAAAVCRAVKDVSGAKPVMVKLTPNVTDIRAMAVAVQDAGADVISLINTLSGMAVDISTRRPKLANIHGGLSGPAIKPVALHQVYQVCQEVSIPVIGLGGISSARDILEFILVGAQAVQIGSANFLRPDMSFRLVDELQTLTEELEISSWDEWRGSLKVE, via the coding sequence ATGAAGGATCTACATTGCAATCTGGCCGGACTGGAGCTGTCCAATCCGATTATGACCGCTTCCGGCACTTTCGGCTACGGCCTGGAGTATGCCCCGTACGGAGAACTGCGCAAGCTTGGAGGCTTGGTGGTCAAGGGGCTCTCCCTTGAACCCCGTTCCGGGAACCCCGGGCCTCGGATCGTGGAAACCCCCTGCGGACTGCTCAACGCCATCGGGCTGCAGAACATAGGAGCTTCAAGCTTTGTGCAGGATAAGCTCCCCGGGCTGCCGTGGAAAGAGACCCCGATCATCGCCAATCTGTATGCCCAAAGCAGGGACGAATTTGCCGAACTGGGCGCGTACCTGGCCCAGTTCGAGGAAATTGCAGGCCTGGAGGTCAATGTCTCCTGCCCCAACGTGGCCAAAGGGGGAACGGCTTTTGGCCAGGACCCGGGACAGGCGGCAGCTGTGTGCCGGGCGGTGAAGGACGTGAGTGGAGCAAAGCCGGTCATGGTCAAGCTGACCCCGAATGTGACCGATATCCGGGCCATGGCTGTGGCTGTGCAGGATGCGGGCGCAGATGTCATCTCGCTGATCAATACGCTTAGCGGTATGGCTGTAGATATCTCTACCAGACGTCCGAAGCTGGCCAATATTCACGGTGGGTTGTCCGGCCCGGCTATCAAGCCGGTGGCCCTGCACCAGGTGTACCAGGTCTGCCAGGAAGTGAGCATTCCGGTCATCGGGCTGGGGGGCATATCCTCGGCAAGGGATATACTGGAGTTTATTCTGGTCGGGGCCCAGGCGGTGCAAATCGGTTCGGCCAACTTCCTCCGTCCGGATATGAGCTTTCGGCTCGTGGATGAGCTGCAGACCCTGACCGAGGAGCTGGAAATTTCTTCCTGGGATGAATGGCGGGGAAGCTTGAAGGTCGAATGA